A section of the Prionailurus bengalensis isolate Pbe53 chromosome C2, Fcat_Pben_1.1_paternal_pri, whole genome shotgun sequence genome encodes:
- the STRIT1 gene encoding sarcoplasmic/endoplasmic reticulum calcium ATPase regulator DWORF — MAEKESTLSHLLVPILLLIGWIVGCIIMVYVVFS, encoded by the exons ATGGCTGAAAAAG AATCTACACTATCACACCTTCTGGTCCCTATTCTTCTCTTGATTGGCTGGATTGTGGGCTGCATCATAATGGTTTATGTTGTCTTCTCTTAG